Proteins found in one Bordetella genomosp. 9 genomic segment:
- a CDS encoding isocitrate lyase/PEP mutase family protein has product MTRSERFRELLKQPPFVCMGAHDAVTAMLAEQAGAPAIYVSGFVASAIVAGKPDVGLLTQTEMFDHIRRICRVTSIPVFADADTGYGGVLDAQRTIQLWEEAGASVLHLEDQAVPKRCGHFAGKQLVSKEEMTQKLRAMLDARTDPNFFVVARTDAIAVTGLADALDRLEAYSETGVDGLYADAPESVDQMREIIRRLKPLGKPILFNMVRSGKSPYLSLKEIHDIGFDYALCPVEPMLAMHKAVKEMMETFMREGCSTNAIADRLTSFEAFNQFVGLDRITGEESRYAI; this is encoded by the coding sequence ATGACTCGATCCGAACGATTCCGCGAGCTGCTCAAGCAGCCGCCCTTCGTCTGCATGGGCGCCCATGACGCGGTCACCGCGATGCTGGCCGAGCAGGCCGGCGCGCCGGCGATCTACGTCAGCGGCTTCGTCGCGTCCGCCATCGTGGCGGGCAAGCCGGACGTCGGGCTGCTCACCCAGACAGAGATGTTCGACCATATCCGGCGCATCTGCCGCGTGACCAGCATCCCCGTCTTCGCCGACGCCGATACCGGCTACGGCGGCGTGCTGGACGCCCAGCGCACCATACAGCTGTGGGAAGAGGCCGGCGCATCCGTGCTGCACCTGGAAGACCAGGCCGTGCCCAAGCGCTGCGGCCATTTTGCCGGCAAGCAGCTGGTGTCCAAGGAGGAAATGACGCAGAAGCTGCGCGCGATGCTGGACGCGCGGACGGACCCGAATTTCTTCGTCGTCGCACGTACCGATGCGATCGCCGTGACCGGGCTCGCGGATGCCCTGGATCGCCTGGAGGCCTACTCGGAAACCGGGGTCGACGGCCTGTATGCCGACGCCCCGGAAAGCGTCGACCAGATGCGCGAAATCATTCGCCGGCTCAAGCCGCTGGGCAAGCCCATCCTGTTCAATATGGTGCGCTCGGGCAAAAGCCCCTACCTGTCGCTGAAGGAGATCCACGACATCGGCTTCGACTATGCGCTGTGCCCGGTCGAGCCCATGCTGGCGATGCACAAGGCCGTCAAGGAAATGATGGAAACCTTCATGCGCGAAGGCTGCTCGACCAATGCGATCGCCGACCGCCTGACGTCGTTCGAAGCGTTCAACCAGTTCGTCGGCCTGGACCGCATCACCGGGGAGGAATCCAGGTACGCGATCTAG
- the nirD gene encoding nitrite reductase small subunit NirD, translated as MQATTDPGSWRHACDRRDLVENSGVVALVDGAQVALFYVPGHEGADLYAVDNRDPRSGANVVGRGIVGHLNGELVVASPLYKQHFRLRDGQCVEYPEQRLRTWQARFNGDAVETRPAP; from the coding sequence ATGCAAGCCACGACAGACCCCGGCAGCTGGCGCCACGCCTGCGACCGCCGCGACCTGGTGGAGAACTCCGGCGTGGTGGCGCTGGTCGACGGCGCGCAGGTCGCCCTGTTCTACGTACCCGGCCATGAAGGCGCAGACCTGTATGCCGTCGACAACCGCGATCCCAGGTCCGGCGCGAACGTCGTCGGCCGCGGGATCGTCGGCCACCTGAACGGCGAGCTGGTGGTGGCGTCGCCCCTGTACAAGCAGCACTTCCGGCTGCGCGACGGGCAGTGCGTGGAGTATCCGGAGCAGCGGCTGCGCACCTGGCAGGCGCGCTTCAACGGCGACGCCGTGGAAACGCGGCCGGCGCCTTGA
- a CDS encoding NAD(P)-dependent oxidoreductase: MNDKDKPHLGFVGIGRMGAPMVRRLLEAGYPLTIHDAQPAAVKELVALGARAVDSPRAVADAASIVLVSLPKPDIVTDVALGADGLALGSAIRIAVDLSTSGAQAAQRLASGLGERGIASVDCPVSGGMAGAAKGTLALMLSGPREACDTLDPVLQVLGKPFYIGEKPGLAQTMKVINNLVSVTALAVTSEALVMGVKAGLDPDIMVQVINSGSGRSNSSEDKIPKYVLSRSFGFGFAMGLSAKDVGLCLSESEAIGAPLRVGSVVRDLLNDAVARLGDQADMTEIVRLAEAAAGVEVRGKAARKEAS; this comes from the coding sequence ATGAACGACAAGGACAAGCCTCACCTGGGCTTCGTCGGCATAGGCCGCATGGGAGCGCCCATGGTGCGGCGGCTGCTGGAAGCCGGCTATCCGCTTACCATCCACGACGCGCAGCCGGCGGCGGTAAAGGAACTGGTCGCGCTGGGCGCGCGCGCCGTCGACTCGCCGCGCGCGGTCGCCGATGCCGCGTCCATCGTGCTGGTTTCGCTGCCCAAGCCGGACATCGTGACCGACGTCGCGCTGGGCGCGGACGGACTGGCGCTGGGCAGCGCCATCCGCATTGCCGTCGACCTGTCGACGTCGGGCGCACAAGCGGCACAACGCCTGGCGAGCGGCTTGGGCGAGCGCGGCATCGCGTCGGTGGATTGCCCCGTCAGCGGAGGCATGGCGGGCGCGGCCAAGGGCACGCTCGCGCTCATGCTTTCGGGACCGCGCGAGGCCTGCGACACGCTGGATCCGGTGCTGCAGGTGCTGGGCAAGCCCTTCTACATCGGCGAAAAGCCGGGCCTGGCGCAGACCATGAAGGTCATCAACAACCTGGTGTCGGTGACGGCGCTCGCCGTCACCTCCGAAGCCCTGGTCATGGGCGTGAAGGCCGGGCTCGATCCGGACATCATGGTCCAGGTCATCAATTCGGGCTCCGGCCGCAGCAATTCCTCGGAAGACAAGATACCCAAGTACGTGTTGAGCCGCAGCTTCGGTTTTGGCTTCGCCATGGGCCTGTCGGCCAAGGATGTCGGCCTGTGCCTGTCCGAAAGCGAGGCGATCGGCGCGCCGTTGCGCGTGGGCAGCGTCGTGCGCGACCTGCTGAACGATGCGGTCGCGCGTTTGGGCGACCAGGCCGACATGACGGAAATCGTGCGCCTGGCCGAAGCGGCCGCGGGCGTGGAAGTGCGCGGCAAGGCAGCCCGCAAGGAGGCATCATGA
- a CDS encoding cytochrome b codes for MKGACPTFTPLQRALHWLMAIAILAMLFIGVGMMSTIEPVYLVLVNIHKPLGIAILVLAVLRLIVRWRKGAPPLPAGMPEPMKLAARLSHVAFYVLMIAMPLLGWSMLSAADYPVIVAGVRLPSIVPPNAELHSVLWSAHRALAFCFFALILLHLAAALFHAWIRRDGVFEAMAPVRRRRI; via the coding sequence ATGAAAGGCGCCTGTCCGACCTTCACGCCTTTGCAGCGTGCGTTGCATTGGCTCATGGCGATCGCCATCCTGGCCATGTTGTTCATCGGCGTGGGGATGATGTCCACCATCGAGCCCGTATATCTGGTGCTGGTGAATATCCATAAGCCGCTGGGGATCGCGATTCTCGTGTTGGCCGTGCTGCGGCTGATCGTGCGGTGGCGCAAGGGCGCCCCGCCGTTGCCGGCGGGTATGCCGGAGCCGATGAAGCTCGCGGCGCGGCTGTCGCACGTCGCCTTCTATGTGCTGATGATCGCGATGCCGCTGCTGGGGTGGTCCATGCTTTCCGCGGCCGACTATCCGGTGATCGTGGCGGGGGTGCGATTGCCCTCCATCGTGCCCCCCAACGCCGAATTGCATAGCGTGCTCTGGTCGGCGCACCGGGCGCTGGCGTTCTGCTTTTTCGCGCTGATCCTGCTGCACCTTGCCGCCGCGCTTTTTCACGCGTGGATCAGGCGCGACGGCGTGTTCGAGGCGATGGCTCCCGTCCGCCGCCGGCGGATATGA
- a CDS encoding catalase family peroxidase: MIELRRPPAGPDGWLRQAGVAMNDPKHKVRSAGGDGLRLVGIGVIVIAAAGAFAYTAGWLSPTRITPEKVVDSLAPPGGPVKGYRRNHAKGICFTGTFEANGAGADLSRASVFKAGAYPVTGRFNLAGPIPTMADGTGRVRGLSLRIQPPDGQEWRTAMLDAPIFPVATPEDFYALQLASADKENPAAMKQFAATHPSLGAFGAWAHSAPFTESYAEDRYNSLNSFVLTDAKGENRAVRWSFVPAATAVPIPPEELAKRDPDFLSKEIVGRVASGAQKWALVLTIADKGDPTADPTQAWPDSRRKVDVGTLVVSRIEAEADGPCRDINFDPTVLPTGMSTSDDRFPAARSAAYAVSYDRRTSESSSYPRVPAQEKP; encoded by the coding sequence TTGATCGAACTGCGCCGCCCGCCCGCAGGGCCGGACGGCTGGCTCCGTCAGGCGGGGGTGGCAATGAATGATCCGAAACACAAAGTGCGGTCCGCGGGCGGTGACGGTTTGCGTCTCGTCGGGATCGGCGTGATCGTCATCGCGGCCGCGGGCGCTTTCGCCTACACGGCCGGCTGGCTGAGCCCCACGCGCATCACCCCGGAGAAAGTCGTCGATTCACTGGCGCCTCCCGGCGGACCGGTGAAAGGCTATCGTCGGAATCACGCCAAAGGCATCTGCTTTACCGGCACCTTCGAAGCCAATGGGGCAGGCGCCGATCTGTCGCGCGCGTCGGTATTCAAGGCGGGTGCCTACCCGGTCACGGGGCGGTTCAATCTGGCCGGTCCGATTCCGACCATGGCGGATGGCACCGGGCGGGTGCGCGGGCTCAGCTTGCGGATTCAGCCGCCCGACGGGCAGGAATGGCGCACCGCCATGCTCGACGCGCCGATTTTCCCGGTCGCGACGCCAGAGGACTTCTATGCACTGCAACTGGCCTCCGCGGACAAGGAAAATCCCGCCGCCATGAAGCAGTTCGCCGCCACGCATCCTTCGCTGGGGGCTTTCGGCGCGTGGGCGCACAGCGCGCCGTTTACCGAGTCATACGCCGAGGATCGCTACAACAGCCTGAACAGTTTCGTGCTGACCGATGCGAAAGGCGAAAACAGGGCGGTGCGCTGGTCGTTCGTGCCGGCTGCCACCGCGGTGCCCATCCCGCCCGAAGAGTTGGCCAAGCGCGACCCCGACTTCCTGTCCAAGGAAATCGTCGGACGCGTCGCGTCCGGCGCGCAGAAGTGGGCCTTGGTGCTGACGATCGCCGACAAGGGCGATCCGACCGCTGATCCGACCCAGGCCTGGCCGGACAGCCGCCGCAAGGTCGACGTCGGTACGCTGGTGGTGAGCCGGATCGAAGCCGAGGCGGACGGCCCATGCCGCGACATCAACTTCGATCCCACCGTGTTGCCCACCGGCATGAGTACATCGGACGACCGCTTTCCCGCCGCCCGTTCGGCGGCCTATGCCGTGTCCTATGACCGCCGCACCAGCGAGTCTTCGAGCTATCCGCGTGTGCCTGCCCAGGAGAAACCATGA
- a CDS encoding L-serine ammonia-lyase, giving the protein MAISVFDLFKIGIGPSSSHTVGPMRAARRFCRALVDHGQMHEVARVQVSLYGSLGATGKGHGSDKAVLLGLAGHRPDTVDVDRVPDILQGIREAGAIRLGGDHAVAFDEKRDILFFRRALPFHANGMTCAAFDAGGRLLREATYYSVGGGFIVSDSLAADGERQRVIAPDATVLPLPFHHADDLLRLTRELGISIAQVMRCNERHWRTDDEIDTGLLDIWRVMQACVQRGCRTEGVLPGGFKVKRRAADWARRLGPVGDDGDDPLRLLDRVNLWALAVNEENAAGGRVVTAPTNGAAGIIPAVLHYYAFAVRGATEQGIVDFLLTAGAIGILYKENASISGAEVGCQGEVGVACSMAAGALCAVMGGTPAQVENAAEIGMEHHLGLTCDPVGGLVQIPCIERNAIASVKAINAARMALHGDGSHYVSLDKVIKTMRETGADMHMKYKETARGGLAVNIVEC; this is encoded by the coding sequence ATGGCAATCAGCGTTTTCGACCTGTTCAAGATCGGCATCGGACCGTCCAGTTCCCATACCGTGGGACCGATGCGCGCGGCCAGGCGCTTCTGTCGCGCGTTGGTGGATCATGGGCAGATGCACGAGGTCGCGAGGGTGCAGGTCTCGCTGTATGGATCGCTGGGCGCGACGGGCAAGGGGCACGGAAGCGACAAGGCCGTGCTGCTGGGTCTGGCCGGCCATCGGCCCGACACCGTCGATGTCGACCGGGTGCCGGACATCCTGCAGGGCATACGCGAGGCGGGCGCGATTCGGCTGGGCGGCGATCACGCAGTCGCCTTCGACGAGAAGCGTGACATCCTGTTCTTCCGGCGCGCCTTGCCTTTCCATGCGAACGGCATGACCTGCGCCGCCTTCGACGCGGGTGGCCGGCTGCTGCGCGAGGCGACCTACTACTCAGTGGGCGGCGGCTTCATCGTGAGCGACTCGCTGGCGGCCGATGGCGAACGGCAGCGGGTCATCGCGCCCGATGCGACCGTGCTGCCCTTGCCTTTCCATCATGCGGACGATCTGCTGCGGCTGACGCGCGAACTTGGCATCAGCATCGCCCAGGTGATGCGGTGCAACGAACGGCACTGGCGGACCGACGACGAGATCGACACCGGGCTGCTGGACATCTGGCGGGTCATGCAGGCATGCGTGCAGCGGGGCTGCCGCACGGAAGGCGTGCTGCCCGGCGGTTTCAAGGTAAAGCGCCGCGCCGCCGACTGGGCGCGGCGCCTCGGACCGGTAGGCGACGATGGGGACGATCCGCTGCGCCTGCTGGACCGGGTCAATCTCTGGGCACTGGCGGTCAACGAAGAAAATGCCGCGGGCGGTCGCGTGGTGACGGCGCCGACCAATGGCGCGGCCGGCATCATTCCGGCGGTGCTGCATTACTACGCGTTTGCGGTTCGGGGCGCCACCGAACAGGGCATCGTCGATTTCCTGCTCACGGCGGGTGCCATCGGCATCCTCTACAAGGAGAATGCGTCGATCAGCGGGGCGGAAGTCGGTTGCCAGGGCGAAGTGGGCGTGGCGTGTTCCATGGCGGCCGGCGCGCTGTGCGCGGTGATGGGCGGTACGCCGGCCCAGGTCGAGAATGCCGCCGAAATCGGGATGGAGCATCACCTGGGCCTGACCTGCGATCCGGTGGGAGGCCTGGTGCAGATCCCCTGCATCGAGCGGAACGCGATTGCCTCCGTCAAGGCGATCAATGCCGCGCGCATGGCCCTGCATGGCGACGGCTCGCACTACGTCAGCCTGGACAAGGTGATCAAGACCATGCGCGAGACCGGCGCCGACATGCACATGAAATACAAGGAAACGGCCCGAGGCGGCCTGGCGGTGAATATTGTCGAGTGCTGA
- a CDS encoding SDR family oxidoreductase, producing the protein METESAIAPSMRGRCAVITGSVAGLGHAIARRLALAGADVMLHGLEPIQDAQAAARRLAEETGSRVSLSRADLNDVDQIEAMMAQAETELGGVDILVNNAVVRHFAPVDQLRTEHWNEAVAVNLSAAFHTVRLALPGMRARAWGRIVNMSSVYGAGATSDRIAYITTKTALIGMTRAIAVETARTGVTCNALMPGTVPTPPIVDRIAGIAATQGITEAEAAANYLRARQPTGRFVAMDSVAAMVMLLCSPAGADITGAMLPVDGGWTAA; encoded by the coding sequence ATGGAGACAGAGAGCGCCATCGCGCCATCGATGCGCGGCCGTTGCGCGGTCATCACCGGCTCCGTCGCGGGGCTGGGCCACGCCATCGCACGGCGGCTGGCGCTGGCGGGCGCGGACGTGATGCTGCACGGCCTGGAACCCATCCAGGACGCCCAGGCCGCCGCGCGCCGGCTGGCCGAAGAGACCGGCTCGCGCGTGTCGCTGTCGCGCGCGGACCTGAACGACGTGGACCAGATCGAAGCCATGATGGCCCAGGCGGAAACGGAACTGGGCGGCGTCGATATCCTGGTGAACAACGCCGTGGTCAGGCATTTCGCGCCGGTCGACCAGTTGCGGACCGAGCACTGGAACGAAGCCGTGGCGGTCAACCTGTCGGCGGCTTTCCATACGGTGCGGCTGGCGCTGCCCGGGATGCGGGCGCGTGCATGGGGCCGCATCGTGAACATGTCCTCGGTATATGGCGCTGGCGCGACCTCGGACCGCATCGCCTATATCACCACCAAGACCGCACTGATAGGGATGACACGCGCCATCGCGGTGGAAACCGCGCGCACGGGCGTGACCTGCAACGCCCTGATGCCCGGCACGGTGCCCACGCCGCCCATCGTCGACCGGATCGCGGGTATCGCGGCGACACAGGGCATCACCGAAGCCGAAGCCGCGGCGAATTACCTGCGGGCACGGCAGCCCACGGGACGCTTCGTGGCGATGGATAGCGTGGCGGCCATGGTCATGTTGCTCTGCTCGCCCGCCGGGGCGGACATCACCGGCGCGATGCTGCCGGTGGACGGCGGCTGGACGGCCGCTTGA
- a CDS encoding LysR family transcriptional regulator yields the protein MDMNRLLTLRELARCGTMAAAAQALHLTPSAISQQLAQLERDLDTKLTERRGRGVALTAAGHALVRHAERLMSVLDEARSELAQLRTDIAGELRVAAFSSISVAVLAGALRSLQARHPRLKVIVSEMEAREGLAALTAWHTDVAVIDDLAVHPGVRHHAYELVPLASDALHVMLPAKHPLARRTSLRMSDLKDASWALDSSNSSFGDFVAGLCRRAGFEPHINAHCAGFELVAAMVAAGCSVSLASGLRLSRPLPGVKAVRLRPEIQRRILLAYRKGERDHPAVQALVEEVMRCARRILVESAPG from the coding sequence ATGGACATGAATCGCCTGCTCACCCTGCGCGAACTCGCGCGTTGCGGCACGATGGCCGCGGCGGCGCAGGCCCTGCATCTGACCCCGTCCGCCATATCCCAGCAGCTCGCGCAGCTCGAGCGAGACCTGGACACGAAACTCACCGAACGGCGCGGCCGCGGCGTGGCGCTCACCGCGGCCGGCCACGCGCTGGTGCGGCACGCCGAACGACTCATGTCGGTGCTCGACGAGGCCAGGTCCGAACTGGCGCAGTTGCGCACCGACATTGCCGGCGAATTGCGCGTGGCGGCCTTTTCCTCGATCTCGGTGGCGGTGCTGGCCGGCGCCCTGCGGTCCCTGCAAGCCCGCCATCCACGGCTGAAGGTGATCGTCAGCGAAATGGAGGCGCGCGAAGGATTGGCTGCCTTGACCGCCTGGCATACCGACGTCGCCGTCATCGACGATCTCGCGGTGCACCCGGGCGTCCGCCATCATGCCTATGAACTGGTTCCGCTGGCATCGGACGCCTTGCACGTGATGTTGCCCGCCAAGCATCCCTTGGCGCGGCGCACGTCCTTGCGCATGTCGGACCTCAAGGACGCGTCGTGGGCGCTGGACTCTTCCAACAGCTCCTTCGGCGATTTCGTCGCCGGGCTATGCCGGCGCGCCGGCTTCGAACCTCACATCAACGCCCACTGCGCCGGATTCGAACTGGTCGCCGCGATGGTGGCGGCCGGGTGCTCCGTCTCGCTGGCTTCCGGCCTGCGGCTCAGCCGCCCCCTGCCGGGCGTCAAGGCCGTGCGCCTGCGTCCGGAGATCCAACGGCGCATCCTGCTGGCCTATAGGAAAGGCGAACGGGACCACCCTGCCGTCCAGGCGCTCGTGGAAGAAGTCATGCGCTGCGCAAGGCGCATCCTGGTCGAATCCGCACCTGGCTAA
- a CDS encoding MmgE/PrpD family protein — protein MERFGPITRAVARFGAEWRWKDIPEAVRHEARRSLLNYFAVALAGSADPTVDIAARVFARFSAGQQATVIGRGQRMDMLNAASLNAMMANVFDFDDTHPATIIHPTAPVAPAAFALAQVQPVSGVRLLHAFILGAEIECRMGNALTLGHYAHGWHITSTCGVFGAAIASASLLGLDARRTAWALAGAGNQTGGLVETLGTMSKSISVGNTARNGLLSALLAREGLAGPDQPIEGARGVLNVLSATPAPEKLIDGLGQRWELCTNTYKPYPCGVVLNPVIEAVLALRERMALADRDPARVARVELTGHPLLRQRTDRPGVRNGRESQVSAQHAIAVCLLHGRAGLAEFSDQAVADPRAHALDTRLRFHDDDAYTVDAVEIRITLDDGRGFEHRIDAARGSSGNPLTDADLENKLRELCAYGGSGCDAEAIIGGVWELETLTDAGKLMARAAGTPRTEIRTG, from the coding sequence ATGGAGCGCTTCGGCCCCATCACCCGTGCGGTGGCCCGCTTCGGCGCGGAATGGCGCTGGAAGGACATCCCGGAAGCCGTGCGCCACGAAGCCCGGCGTTCGCTGCTGAACTACTTCGCGGTGGCGCTGGCCGGCAGCGCCGACCCGACGGTCGACATCGCCGCGCGCGTGTTCGCGCGATTCAGCGCGGGGCAGCAGGCCACGGTCATCGGTCGCGGCCAGCGGATGGATATGCTGAACGCAGCCAGCCTGAACGCCATGATGGCCAATGTCTTCGACTTCGATGACACCCATCCCGCCACCATCATCCATCCCACCGCGCCCGTGGCGCCGGCCGCTTTCGCCCTGGCGCAGGTCCAGCCGGTCAGCGGCGTGCGCCTGCTGCACGCCTTCATCCTGGGGGCGGAGATCGAATGCCGCATGGGCAATGCGCTGACGCTGGGGCATTACGCGCATGGCTGGCATATCACGTCGACCTGCGGCGTATTCGGCGCGGCCATCGCCAGCGCCAGCCTGCTCGGCCTGGATGCGCGCCGCACCGCCTGGGCGCTGGCCGGCGCGGGCAACCAGACCGGCGGGCTGGTGGAGACGCTCGGTACGATGTCCAAGAGCATCTCGGTGGGCAACACCGCCCGCAACGGATTGCTTTCCGCGCTGCTGGCGCGCGAGGGCCTGGCGGGCCCCGACCAGCCGATCGAAGGCGCACGCGGCGTGTTGAACGTGCTGTCCGCCACGCCGGCGCCGGAAAAGCTGATCGACGGCCTGGGCCAACGGTGGGAGCTTTGCACCAACACCTACAAGCCCTATCCCTGCGGTGTCGTGCTGAACCCGGTCATAGAGGCCGTACTGGCACTCAGGGAGCGCATGGCGCTTGCCGATCGCGATCCGGCCCGCGTCGCGCGGGTCGAACTCACTGGCCATCCGCTGCTGCGCCAGCGCACCGATCGTCCAGGCGTGCGCAACGGCCGCGAATCGCAAGTCAGCGCGCAACACGCCATCGCGGTATGCCTGCTGCATGGCCGTGCCGGCCTGGCGGAATTCTCCGACCAGGCCGTCGCCGACCCGCGCGCCCACGCGCTGGACACGCGGCTGCGCTTCCACGACGACGACGCCTATACCGTCGACGCGGTCGAGATACGGATCACCCTGGACGACGGCCGCGGCTTCGAGCACCGCATCGACGCCGCTCGCGGCTCATCGGGCAACCCGCTTACCGACGCCGACCTGGAAAACAAGCTGCGCGAGCTCTGCGCCTATGGTGGATCGGGCTGCGACGCGGAGGCCATCATCGGCGGCGTATGGGAACTGGAAACGCTGACAGACGCTGGCAAGCTGATGGCGCGGGCCGCCGGCACGCCAAGGACGGAGATACGGACGGGCTAG
- a CDS encoding Bug family tripartite tricarboxylate transporter substrate binding protein: MKHRIDSILLASALALAATAAGAQSAADRFPDKPVTLVVPYSPGGGSDNIARATANFLSQHWKQPVIVENKPGADGMIATRQVMRAAPDGYTLLISIPAIAALKYISKSMDADPLVELRPVSMLASGPTGIVVKGGTDIKTIDDLKRACAKTAARCSWASGEPFTLLAGTGLVEKMGLKDMTNVRYAGTSAAVNDIIGGRVTMMVTGLSSVVPHHKAGTMKILALSSDQRLAEVPDVPTYAETGLGDVDFTNNWYGIFVPARTPDALVGKIADGMRLAARDPQVLNVLQPLLIQPVGNTPEEFAATVRRAQATVDKLSSHLTQ, translated from the coding sequence ATGAAGCATCGGATCGATTCCATCCTGCTGGCGTCCGCCCTGGCGCTGGCGGCCACGGCCGCCGGCGCGCAATCCGCCGCCGACAGATTTCCCGATAAGCCCGTCACACTGGTGGTGCCGTATTCGCCCGGTGGCGGCAGCGACAACATCGCGCGCGCCACGGCCAACTTTCTGTCGCAGCACTGGAAGCAGCCTGTCATCGTCGAAAACAAGCCCGGCGCCGATGGCATGATCGCCACCCGCCAGGTCATGCGCGCGGCGCCGGACGGCTACACCCTGCTGATTTCGATTCCCGCGATCGCGGCCCTGAAGTACATCAGCAAGTCCATGGATGCCGATCCCCTGGTGGAATTGCGTCCGGTCAGCATGTTGGCGTCGGGGCCCACCGGCATCGTGGTCAAGGGGGGCACCGACATCAAGACCATCGATGACCTGAAGCGCGCCTGCGCGAAGACCGCGGCGCGCTGCAGCTGGGCCAGCGGCGAACCCTTTACCTTGCTGGCGGGCACCGGGCTGGTGGAGAAGATGGGCCTGAAGGATATGACGAACGTACGCTATGCGGGCACGTCCGCCGCGGTGAACGACATTATCGGCGGGCGCGTCACCATGATGGTGACCGGCCTGTCGTCGGTGGTGCCGCACCACAAGGCGGGCACCATGAAGATCCTCGCGTTGAGCAGCGACCAGCGCCTGGCGGAAGTGCCCGACGTGCCCACCTATGCCGAAACCGGCCTGGGCGACGTGGACTTCACCAATAACTGGTACGGCATCTTCGTGCCGGCCAGGACGCCGGATGCCCTGGTGGGGAAGATCGCCGACGGCATGCGCCTGGCGGCGCGGGATCCGCAGGTGCTCAATGTGCTGCAGCCGCTGCTGATCCAGCCGGTGGGAAATACCCCGGAGGAATTCGCCGCGACGGTGCGGCGTGCGCAGGCGACCGTCGACAAGCTGTCCAGCCACCTGACACAGTGA